A genomic window from Gossypium hirsutum isolate 1008001.06 chromosome D10, Gossypium_hirsutum_v2.1, whole genome shotgun sequence includes:
- the LOC107916054 gene encoding zinc finger CCCH domain-containing protein 34 isoform X1 has product MERDPESDPQPEWAAPGPETGLEEPVWRLGLGGESESYPERPNKANCIYYLRTGFCGYGSKCRFNHPRDRTGVMGAARGDVGEYPERVGQPVCQYYMRKGTCKFGSSCKYHHPKQGGDSVSPVPLNYLGYPLRPGEKECSYFVKTGQCKFGATCKFHHPVPPAVEVPAPSPTSQVAPLPTPLSSPTLYPRTQSPSGPLSQQYGVVMASSPLMPGSYVQGPYGQLLISPGMVSFPSWNPYPAAVSVGTQPAVGSSSMFGVTPLSPSAPAYTRSYQPTPSSVVPSSSIQERSFPERPGQPECQYYMKTRNCKYGSSCKYHHPPEVIAPKVDVILNPLGLPICPGAPPCIHYSQHGVCKFGVACKFDHPMGTLSFSPSASSLTDMPVAPYPIGSTGGTLAPSSSSSDLRPEQLSRSNKESAPPIMSSSVSASSESVGSIFSKGGLVHHSSAQQSSQSSFGSGNNSSTTKAQASS; this is encoded by the exons ATGGAGCGGGACCCAGAGTCCGATCCGCAACCGGAATGGGCAGCTCCGGGACCCGAAACGGGGCTTGAAG AACCGGTTTGGCGGTTGGGATTAGGGGGTGAGTCGGAATCTTACCCGGAGCGACCCAATAAAGCTAATTGTATTTACTATTTGAGGACTGGGTTTTGTGGCTACGGCTCCAAGTGTCGGTTCAATCATCCACGTGATCGTACCGGG GTTATGGGAGCTGCAAGAGGTGATGTAGGGGAGTATCCAGAGAGAGTGGGCCAGCCAGTTTGTCAG TATTATATGAGGAAGGGGACATGCAAATTTGGTTCTTCCTGTAAATACCATCATCCTAAGCAGGGAGGTGATTCTGTTAGCCCCGTGCCGCTAAACTATCTTGGATATCCATTACGTCCG GGTGAAAAAGAGTGCTCTTACTTTGTGAAGACAGGACAGTGTAAGTTTGGTGCAACATGTAAATTCCATCATCCTGTGCCACCAGCTGTAGAGGTTCCCGCACCATCTCCAACTTCTCAGGTTGCACCTCTGCCAACTCCACTTTCTTCACCTACATTATATCCCAGGACGCAATCACCGTCTGGCCCTTTGTCTCAACAATATGGAGTTGTAATGGCAAGTTCTCCCCTGATGCCAGGCTCATATGTGCAAGGCCCTTATGGTCAATTGCTTATTTCCCCAGGCATGGTTTCTTTTCCAAGTTGGAATCCCTATCCG GCAGCTGTTAGTGTCGGTACTCAACCCGCTGTTGGATCAAGCTCAATGTTTGGGGTGACACCATTATCTCCTTCGGCACCTGCCTATACTCGGTCTTATCAACCCACACCTTCTAGTGTTGTGCCTTCGAGTAGTATTCAGGAGCGATCATTTCCCGAGAGACCTGGTCAACCAGAATGTCAGTATTATATGAAAACAAGAAATTGTAAATACGGATCCTCTTGTAAATATCATCATCCGCCAGAAGTGATTGCACCAAAAGTTGATGTCATCCTCAATCCCCTCGGTCTTCCTATTTGTCCA GGTGCACCACCTTGCATTCATTATTCGCAACACGGAGTGTGCAAGTTCGGAGTTGCTTGCAAATTTGATCATCCTATGGGAACACTGAGTTTCAGTCCATCTGCTTCTTCCCTTACCGATATGCCTGTTGCTCCTTATCCTATTGGATCAACAGGTGGTACTCTAGCTCCATCATCCTCATCTTCGGACTTGCGACCAGAACAACTTTCCAGGTCCAACAAGGAATCTGCTCCACCCATAATGTCATCATCAGTGAGCGCATCTAGTGAATCAGTTGGTTCTATTTTTTCTAAAGGTGGACTGGTTCATCATTCAAGTGCACAACAATCAAGTCAGAGTTCTTTCGGCAGTGGCAACAACAGTAGCACTACCAAGGCACAAGCTTCCAGCTAA
- the LOC107916054 gene encoding zinc finger CCCH domain-containing protein 58 isoform X2, translated as MGAARGDVGEYPERVGQPVCQYYMRKGTCKFGSSCKYHHPKQGGDSVSPVPLNYLGYPLRPGEKECSYFVKTGQCKFGATCKFHHPVPPAVEVPAPSPTSQVAPLPTPLSSPTLYPRTQSPSGPLSQQYGVVMASSPLMPGSYVQGPYGQLLISPGMVSFPSWNPYPAAVSVGTQPAVGSSSMFGVTPLSPSAPAYTRSYQPTPSSVVPSSSIQERSFPERPGQPECQYYMKTRNCKYGSSCKYHHPPEVIAPKVDVILNPLGLPICPGAPPCIHYSQHGVCKFGVACKFDHPMGTLSFSPSASSLTDMPVAPYPIGSTGGTLAPSSSSSDLRPEQLSRSNKESAPPIMSSSVSASSESVGSIFSKGGLVHHSSAQQSSQSSFGSGNNSSTTKAQASS; from the exons ATGGGAGCTGCAAGAGGTGATGTAGGGGAGTATCCAGAGAGAGTGGGCCAGCCAGTTTGTCAG TATTATATGAGGAAGGGGACATGCAAATTTGGTTCTTCCTGTAAATACCATCATCCTAAGCAGGGAGGTGATTCTGTTAGCCCCGTGCCGCTAAACTATCTTGGATATCCATTACGTCCG GGTGAAAAAGAGTGCTCTTACTTTGTGAAGACAGGACAGTGTAAGTTTGGTGCAACATGTAAATTCCATCATCCTGTGCCACCAGCTGTAGAGGTTCCCGCACCATCTCCAACTTCTCAGGTTGCACCTCTGCCAACTCCACTTTCTTCACCTACATTATATCCCAGGACGCAATCACCGTCTGGCCCTTTGTCTCAACAATATGGAGTTGTAATGGCAAGTTCTCCCCTGATGCCAGGCTCATATGTGCAAGGCCCTTATGGTCAATTGCTTATTTCCCCAGGCATGGTTTCTTTTCCAAGTTGGAATCCCTATCCG GCAGCTGTTAGTGTCGGTACTCAACCCGCTGTTGGATCAAGCTCAATGTTTGGGGTGACACCATTATCTCCTTCGGCACCTGCCTATACTCGGTCTTATCAACCCACACCTTCTAGTGTTGTGCCTTCGAGTAGTATTCAGGAGCGATCATTTCCCGAGAGACCTGGTCAACCAGAATGTCAGTATTATATGAAAACAAGAAATTGTAAATACGGATCCTCTTGTAAATATCATCATCCGCCAGAAGTGATTGCACCAAAAGTTGATGTCATCCTCAATCCCCTCGGTCTTCCTATTTGTCCA GGTGCACCACCTTGCATTCATTATTCGCAACACGGAGTGTGCAAGTTCGGAGTTGCTTGCAAATTTGATCATCCTATGGGAACACTGAGTTTCAGTCCATCTGCTTCTTCCCTTACCGATATGCCTGTTGCTCCTTATCCTATTGGATCAACAGGTGGTACTCTAGCTCCATCATCCTCATCTTCGGACTTGCGACCAGAACAACTTTCCAGGTCCAACAAGGAATCTGCTCCACCCATAATGTCATCATCAGTGAGCGCATCTAGTGAATCAGTTGGTTCTATTTTTTCTAAAGGTGGACTGGTTCATCATTCAAGTGCACAACAATCAAGTCAGAGTTCTTTCGGCAGTGGCAACAACAGTAGCACTACCAAGGCACAAGCTTCCAGCTAA